The DNA window TCCACCGCAAGTCTCATCCCCCAGCCCGAGCCCAGCACAGCCGAGCCCAGCACAGCCCGAGCCTTGCCAGCGGGCGCAGGCTCAGCGATCAGCGTGCGCACCACGCGGGCCGCAGTCGCCACCCAGCGCAACCTTGGCGATCGGCCTGCGCTCGGTGGCGGCGACCAGCGCGAGCTAGGCGACCGGCTTGCGCATCATGCGGGCCGGGGCCATCGCGCAGCGCAAGCTTGGCGATCAGCTCGGGCTGGGGGCGACGCCCAGCGCGGGTTAGGCGACCGGCTTGCGTGGGGGCGAACGCTCAGCGAAAGGCGCGCCGGAAAGCGCGACCAGGCAAGGTTTTGGGCCGGTGCTGGCCCACGCAGGGATCAAGCCTGACCGCCCGGAGTGGGCCAGCACCGGCCCAAAACCGCCCACCCGGCGCGCATAACCAAGCCAGGTGGGCCGAAAAAACCTCAAGCCCCCGACGTGACCCGATAAGCGTCGAACACCCCGTCCACCTTGCGCACCGCCGCCACCAGATGACCGAGATGCTTCGGATCGGCCATCTCGAACGTGAATCGGCTGACCGCCACCCGGTCCCGCGTCGTGGTGACCGTCGCGGACAGGATGTTCACCCGCTCCTCGGAGAGGACCCGCGTCACGTCGGCGAGCAGCTTGTGCCTGTCGAGAGCCTCCACCTGGATCGCCACCAGGAACGTCGACGCCGACGTGGGTTTCCAGCTGACCTCGACCACCCGCTCCTCCTGCTCGCGCAGGTCCTGAGCGTTGGCGCAGTCCTCCCGGTGCACGCTCACACCGCCGGAGCGGGTGACGAAGCCGAACACCGCGTCACCGGGAACCGGGGTGCAGCAGCGTGCCAGTTTCACCCAGACGTCGGAGACACCCTTCACCACGACACCCGGGTCCTGCGCGGACGAACGGTTGCGGGGCGGACGGGTCGCGACGGCGGTCTCGGCGATATCCTCGACGGCGCCCTCCTCGCCACCGAACCCGGCGACGAGTTTCTGCACGACCGACTGGGCGGACGTGGTGTTCTCCCCGACCGCGGCGTAGAGCGAAGCCACGTCGGGCAGATGCAGGTCACGGGCGATGGTGGTGAGGTTCTCGCTGGTCAGCATGCGCTGCAGGGGCAGGCCCTGCTTGCGCATCGCCTTGACGATCGCTTCCTTGCCGTCCTCGATCGCCTCTTCGCGGCGCTCCTTGTTGAAGTACTGCCTGATCTTCGTCCGGGCGCGCGGGCTCTTGACGAACCCGAGCCAGTCCTGCGTCGGGCCGGCCGTCGCCGACTTGGACGTGAAGATCTCGATCACGTCGCCGTTGGAGAGCGTCGACTCGAGCGGGACCAGCTTGCCGTTGACCCGCGCGCCGATGCACTTGTGCCCGACCTCGGTGTGCACCGCGTACGCGAAGTCGACGGGTGTGGAGCCGGTCGGCAGCGGGATGACGTCACCCTTGGGGGTGAAGACGTAGACCTCCTGGCTGGAGAGGTCGAAGCGCAGAGCGTCCAGGAACTCGGACGGGTCGCTCGCCTCCCGCTGCCAGTCGAGCAGTTGCCGCAGCCACGTCATCTCGTCGATGTGGGCCGGCGGGCCGACGATCGTCGCGCCCTTCTGCTCCTTGTACTTCCAGTGGGCGGCGATGCCGAACTCGGCGGTGCGGTGCATCGCGAACGTGCGGATCTGCATCTCGACCGGCTTGCCGGTCGGGCCGATGACCGTCGTGTGCAACGACTGGTACATGTTGAATTTCGGCATCGCGATGTAGTCCTTGAACCGGCCCGGCACCGGCTGCCAGTTCGCGTGGATGACGCCCAGCGCGGCATAGCAGTCGCGGACCGTGTCGACCAGGATGCGCACGCCGACCAGGTCGTAGATGTCGTTGAAGTCGCGACCCCGCACGATCATCTTCTGGTAGATCGAGTACAGGTGCTTGGGCCGGCCGGTGGTCTCGGCCTTGATCTTCGCCGACTTGAGGTCGAGGCTGACCCGGTTCGTCACCTGGCGCAGCAGCGCCTCACGCTGCGGCTGGTGCTCCCCGATCAGGCGGTTGATCTCCTCGAACCGCTTGGGGAAGAGAGTGCCGAACGCGAGGTCCTCGAGCTCCCACTTGATCGTGTTCATACCGAGGCGGTGGGCCAGCGGGGCCAGGATCTCCAGGGTCTCCTTGGCCTTCTGCTCCTGCTTGGCGCGGGGCAGGAAGGTCAGGGTCCGCATGTTGTGCAGCCGGTCGGCCAGCTTGATGACCAGCACCCGGGGGTCCTTGGCCATCGCGACGACCATCTTGCGGATCGTCTCCGCTTTCGCCGCGTCGCCGAGTTTCACCCGGTCGAGTTTCGTCACGCCGTCGACCAGCAGCGCCACCTCGGCGCCGAAGTCGTTGCGCATCTGCTCGAGGCCGTAGTCGGTGTCCTCGATCGTGTCGTGCAGCAGCGCCGCCACCAGCGTCGTGGTGTCCATCCCGAGGTTCGCCAGGATGGTCGCCACCGCGAGCGGGTGCGTGATGTACGGGTCGCCGGACTTCCGGTACTGCCCGGAGTGCCAGCGGGCGGCCACGTCGAACGCCTTCTGCAGCGCGCGGGCGTCGGCCTTGGGGTGGCTCGCCCGGTGCGTCGCGATCAGCGGCTCGAGAACCTCGCTGACCTGCGTGCTCTGCCAAGGCGCGTTGAACCGGGCGAGACGGGCCCGGACCCGCCTGCCGGTGGGCGCGCTGGCCAGCCCGAACCCGCCGGGTGTGTCCTCAGGAGCCAGTGGCTGTGTCGTCTCCAGGTCGACTTCATCGCCCTGGGGGTTCTCGCCGGGATTGACCTTGTCGCCGGGCGTGGCTTCGCCTCCGCCGTTCCGCGAGTTCTGGGTCGGCTGCACCGTGCCCTCCGCCGGAGGGGCGACGTCGCTGGACACCGGCCTCCTCACACCTTCGCTAGGAACCGGCCGTGGAAGTCGGTTCATGCCAGGGTTGGTCACCTTGGACCGCCCATCTTACCCGCACCGCCCTGCCGGTTGGCCCGGCCGAACCTACGAATAGGCGGCCCATGAATCAGCAACCCGTGAATCAGCAGGATCGACCGGGCGAAAAATATCGAAGACGGATCAAACGGTCAGTAGCGCATGTACCGGCCGCGGGCTCAGTCGTTGACGCCCGTCCAGGAAGCCCAGCTCCATCAGCACCGTGAAGCCGGCGACTATTCCGCCCGCCCGCTCGATCAGGTCGAGGGTGGCCTCGGCCGTCCCACCGGTCGCGAGCACGTCGTCGACGACCAGGACGCGCTGTCCCGGCTCGAAGGCGCCCTCGCTGACCTCCAGGGTCGCCTCGCCGTACTCCAGGGCGTACGAGGCGGAGAAGGCCGGGCGCGGCAGCTTGCCGGCCTTGCGCACGGGCACGATCCCGGCGCCCGTCGAATACCCGATCGCGGCGGCCATCAGGAAGCCCCGGGCCTCGATCCCCGCCACCACGTCGAAGCTGTCGTGGTACGCGATGATCCCGTCGATCACCCGTTTGAAGGCCGGGCCGTCACCGAAGAGCGGCATCAGGTCCTTGAAGACGATGCCGGGCTTCGGGAAGTCCAGCACGTCGACGGTGCCCCCGGCGACGAGCTCGGCCAGTTCTTTCTCAGTGGTCACGGTCGGACAGCCTAACGGCCCGCCATCACGAGGGATGACGGGCCGTTCGACAACGGGTCAGCGGCGCTTGCCGGGCCGGTTGCCGGCGCCGCCACCACGGTTGGTGGTGTTGCGCTTGGCGACCGGGCGGGCGCCGGGACGCGGCGTGGTGCCACCGGCGAACGCGGGCACCTCGTCGGACTCCGTGGCGTTCGCCGAGCGGGTCCGCTCGGCACGCGGGGCGACGTCGTCGGAGCGGCTCGCCCGGCGGGCCAGCACCCGGGCGTTGTGCGCCTTGATCTTCGGCTCGCGGTCCTTGAGCGCGCTCAGCACCGGGGCGGCGAACACGATCGAGGAGATGACGCCGAAGCCCATGCCGACGAAGAGCACCAGGCCGAGGTCCTTCAGCGTGCCCGCCCCGAAGAGGCCGGCGCCGATGAAGAGCAGACCGCCGACCGGCAGCAGCGCCACCAGACCGGTGTTCAGCGACCGCATCAGCGTCTGGTTGACGGCCAGGTTGGTGGCCTCGGCGTAGGTGCGGGACGTCCCGGCCGTGATGCCCCGGGTGTTCTCCTGCACCTTGTCGAAGACCACGACCACGTCGTAGAGCGAGTAACCGAGAATCGTCAGGAAGCCGATCACCGTGGAGGGCGTGACCTCGAAACCGACGAGCGAGTACACACCCGCGGTCAGGATCAGGTCGAGCATCAGCGACGCCAGCGCGGCGACCGCCATCCGCCATTCGAACCGGATGATCAGGTACGCGCAGACCAGCACCAGGAAGACGACGAGGCCGAGGACCGCCTTCTCGGTGACCGCACCACCCCAG is part of the Actinoplanes missouriensis 431 genome and encodes:
- a CDS encoding RelA/SpoT family protein, with the protein product MSSDVAPPAEGTVQPTQNSRNGGGEATPGDKVNPGENPQGDEVDLETTQPLAPEDTPGGFGLASAPTGRRVRARLARFNAPWQSTQVSEVLEPLIATHRASHPKADARALQKAFDVAARWHSGQYRKSGDPYITHPLAVATILANLGMDTTTLVAALLHDTIEDTDYGLEQMRNDFGAEVALLVDGVTKLDRVKLGDAAKAETIRKMVVAMAKDPRVLVIKLADRLHNMRTLTFLPRAKQEQKAKETLEILAPLAHRLGMNTIKWELEDLAFGTLFPKRFEEINRLIGEHQPQREALLRQVTNRVSLDLKSAKIKAETTGRPKHLYSIYQKMIVRGRDFNDIYDLVGVRILVDTVRDCYAALGVIHANWQPVPGRFKDYIAMPKFNMYQSLHTTVIGPTGKPVEMQIRTFAMHRTAEFGIAAHWKYKEQKGATIVGPPAHIDEMTWLRQLLDWQREASDPSEFLDALRFDLSSQEVYVFTPKGDVIPLPTGSTPVDFAYAVHTEVGHKCIGARVNGKLVPLESTLSNGDVIEIFTSKSATAGPTQDWLGFVKSPRARTKIRQYFNKERREEAIEDGKEAIVKAMRKQGLPLQRMLTSENLTTIARDLHLPDVASLYAAVGENTTSAQSVVQKLVAGFGGEEGAVEDIAETAVATRPPRNRSSAQDPGVVVKGVSDVWVKLARCCTPVPGDAVFGFVTRSGGVSVHREDCANAQDLREQEERVVEVSWKPTSASTFLVAIQVEALDRHKLLADVTRVLSEERVNILSATVTTTRDRVAVSRFTFEMADPKHLGHLVAAVRKVDGVFDAYRVTSGA
- a CDS encoding adenine phosphoribosyltransferase, which codes for MTTEKELAELVAGGTVDVLDFPKPGIVFKDLMPLFGDGPAFKRVIDGIIAYHDSFDVVAGIEARGFLMAAAIGYSTGAGIVPVRKAGKLPRPAFSASYALEYGEATLEVSEGAFEPGQRVLVVDDVLATGGTAEATLDLIERAGGIVAGFTVLMELGFLDGRQRLSPRPVHALLTV
- the secF gene encoding protein translocase subunit SecF yields the protein MASSGLAARLYTGEANINIVGRRKIWFATAIAIVIISFGSILIRGFELGIEFAGGTEFIVPATANSQTLTQEEAGDKVAAAVHAVAPDAEVLAAQQVGTGGESFFRVRASALTTTEIEEAKTALVADLGVNADQVSDNQVSAAWGGAVTEKAVLGLVVFLVLVCAYLIIRFEWRMAVAALASLMLDLILTAGVYSLVGFEVTPSTVIGFLTILGYSLYDVVVVFDKVQENTRGITAGTSRTYAEATNLAVNQTLMRSLNTGLVALLPVGGLLFIGAGLFGAGTLKDLGLVLFVGMGFGVISSIVFAAPVLSALKDREPKIKAHNARVLARRASRSDDVAPRAERTRSANATESDEVPAFAGGTTPRPGARPVAKRNTTNRGGGAGNRPGKRR